Proteins from one Pontibacter korlensis genomic window:
- a CDS encoding serine hydrolase domain-containing protein, whose translation MRKFCITFILLTALFIAISYKIKDDYFYLPYPNAIEYVLVLLVLLFTAVLLIWKRHRKEKAVLGVASAAILMLVVNSMNYFFEWHPLNLSLPFTESQSFEVSHEPYTWQTATPVSAGYNQDDIEQYLKEIDDWERLRGLVVIKEGKLVVEKYLKGATKYSAFNVHSVTKSITSAMTGLAIQENYIRSEDDCVLPLFSEYHKSTLNPSKGKLTVAHLLSMRGGFTGWDGPQNVEQVILHEEVSENKLGKEFKYFTGSQMVLSAMITKSSKTTTKEFAQEKLFKPLGIQCGFWRKVNGYYSGGDETYFTARDLARFGELYLNKGKIDGVQLLDSSWVEKSFTNYTSESKAFRTLGCYQEVGYGFSWWLLKHNDKLIYTARGKGGQHILIIPEQKVVAVILQEWNMRKDSKSENAYLCGLRLNAKESPRTRGFSQGMNLVFF comes from the coding sequence ATGAGAAAATTTTGCATCACGTTTATACTACTTACCGCACTTTTTATAGCCATCTCCTATAAAATAAAAGATGACTACTTCTATTTACCCTATCCCAATGCTATTGAGTACGTGTTGGTTTTGCTTGTCTTGCTGTTTACCGCTGTACTTTTAATTTGGAAGAGACATCGGAAAGAAAAAGCAGTTCTTGGCGTGGCATCAGCAGCCATATTAATGTTAGTGGTAAATAGTATGAACTACTTCTTCGAATGGCATCCGCTTAACCTTTCGCTGCCCTTTACAGAGTCACAGTCTTTTGAAGTCAGCCACGAGCCCTACACATGGCAAACGGCAACACCAGTAAGTGCTGGTTATAATCAGGATGACATAGAGCAATACCTAAAAGAAATTGATGATTGGGAAAGGCTTAGAGGCTTGGTCGTAATCAAAGAAGGTAAGTTAGTGGTGGAGAAATATCTGAAAGGAGCCACCAAGTATAGTGCATTCAACGTCCATTCGGTTACTAAGAGCATCACATCTGCCATGACTGGCTTAGCAATTCAGGAAAACTATATAAGGTCTGAAGACGATTGCGTTTTGCCCCTATTTTCGGAGTATCACAAGAGTACTCTTAATCCTTCTAAGGGAAAATTAACAGTAGCCCATTTGCTATCCATGCGGGGAGGATTCACAGGGTGGGATGGCCCACAGAATGTAGAACAAGTTATTTTACACGAAGAAGTCTCGGAGAATAAACTGGGAAAAGAGTTCAAGTATTTCACTGGCTCTCAGATGGTGCTTTCTGCGATGATAACGAAGTCATCTAAGACCACAACAAAAGAATTTGCTCAAGAGAAGCTATTCAAACCACTTGGAATCCAGTGTGGTTTCTGGCGGAAAGTAAATGGCTACTATAGTGGTGGAGATGAGACTTATTTCACAGCCAGAGATCTAGCCAGGTTTGGAGAATTGTACCTTAATAAAGGAAAGATTGATGGAGTACAGCTTCTGGATTCTTCGTGGGTGGAAAAGAGCTTCACAAATTACACAAGTGAAAGCAAAGCTTTTCGCACCTTAGGCTGCTATCAGGAAGTAGGATATGGTTTCTCATGGTGGCTTTTAAAGCACAACGATAAATTGATTTACACAGCCAGGGGCAAAGGCGGCCAACACATTCTTATAATACCCGAGCAAAAAGTTGTTGCTGTTATCTTACAAGAATGGAATATGCGGAAAGACTCTAAAAGTGAAAACGCCTACTTGTGTGGTTTACGATTAAATGCCAAAGAAAGCCCTCGCACTAGGGGCTTTAGCCAAGGGATGAATTTGGTTTTCTTTTGA
- a CDS encoding RNA-guided endonuclease InsQ/TnpB family protein: protein MVRHSFTFVGFDLTLCSTACTCRLLPLLQQTCPAPGKAPKAAVNQIKTYRFRLKPTRAQAQVFTQWLGSCRYVYNLCLDYKRQLWTNYQISVSKNPMQQELAAIARDVEWIGCVHSQTLQEVTDRLFRSYDGFFRQGKGFPRFARRGQYRSFTFKQGAKLHQNTSTVQLPRIGKVKYRSHRMCRGLSGQPAWSGKLMGGM, encoded by the coding sequence GTGGTGCGACATTCCTTCACTTTTGTTGGGTTCGATCTTACCCTATGTTCTACCGCCTGCACTTGCCGGCTGTTACCTTTGCTGCAGCAAACATGCCCTGCACCGGGCAAGGCGCCAAAAGCAGCCGTGAACCAGATCAAGACATACCGCTTCCGACTCAAACCCACCAGGGCGCAGGCACAGGTTTTCACTCAGTGGCTCGGCTCGTGCCGGTATGTCTACAACCTGTGTCTGGACTACAAGAGGCAACTCTGGACCAACTATCAAATCTCCGTATCCAAGAACCCGATGCAGCAAGAACTTGCAGCCATTGCCAGGGACGTGGAATGGATCGGGTGCGTGCACTCACAAACTTTACAGGAGGTGACAGATAGATTGTTCAGGTCCTACGATGGCTTCTTCAGGCAGGGCAAGGGCTTCCCCAGGTTCGCCAGGCGAGGCCAGTATCGCTCGTTCACATTTAAACAGGGTGCGAAGCTGCATCAAAATACAAGTACCGTACAACTGCCCAGGATAGGCAAGGTGAAATACCGAAGTCACAGGATGTGCAGGGGGTTATCAGGACAGCCAGCGTGGTCAGGGAAGCTGATGGGTGGCATGTGA
- a CDS encoding RNA-guided endonuclease InsQ/TnpB family protein, with amino-acid sequence MVDNPRHLYKYQHQLRKAQRSVSRKKKGSSNRRKAAGKLARLHLKVSNTRKDFHHKLSTQLIRESQAIVVEQLQIQHMLKNHKLAKSISDAGWHGFVQMLGYKSKWYGRELVKVAPHHTSQDCWVCGWRNTDLKLSDRYWTCSNGHVLDRDVNAASNIRNKAVGQTVSA; translated from the coding sequence GTGGTGGACAACCCCAGGCACCTGTACAAGTATCAACACCAGCTAAGGAAAGCGCAGCGTTCTGTATCAAGAAAAAAGAAAGGTAGTAGTAACAGGCGAAAGGCTGCCGGCAAACTTGCCAGGCTGCACCTGAAAGTGAGCAACACCCGCAAGGACTTCCACCATAAACTCAGCACGCAACTCATTCGCGAGAGCCAAGCGATTGTTGTTGAACAGCTTCAAATACAGCATATGCTCAAGAACCATAAGCTTGCCAAAAGCATCAGCGATGCCGGGTGGCATGGGTTCGTGCAGATGCTGGGATACAAGTCCAAATGGTATGGTCGGGAGCTTGTGAAGGTAGCCCCCCACCATACCTCTCAGGACTGCTGGGTATGTGGTTGGCGTAACACCGACCTGAAACTATCAGACAGGTATTGGACTTGTTCTAACGGACACGTCTTAGACAGGGATGTGAACGCAGCTAGTAATATAAGAAATAAGGCGGTCGGGCAGACCGTTTCAGCTTGA
- the rplT gene encoding 50S ribosomal protein L20 has translation MPRSVNVVAARHRRKKVMKMAKGYFGRRKNVWTVAKNAVEKGLQYAYRDRKAKKRDFRALWIQRINAGAREHGLSYSALMGGLKKANIDLNRKVLADLAMNHPEAFKAIVDKVK, from the coding sequence ATGCCTAGATCGGTAAATGTCGTTGCAGCACGACACAGAAGAAAAAAAGTAATGAAAATGGCCAAAGGTTACTTTGGCCGTCGCAAGAATGTTTGGACAGTTGCGAAAAACGCGGTAGAGAAAGGTCTGCAGTATGCTTACCGCGACAGAAAAGCTAAAAAGAGAGACTTCAGAGCGCTTTGGATTCAGCGTATTAACGCTGGTGCCCGTGAGCACGGCTTGTCTTACTCTGCTCTGATGGGCGGCCTGAAGAAGGCTAACATCGACTTGAACCGCAAAGTACTTGCTGACCTGGCGATGAACCACCCAGAGGCTTTCAAAGCTATCGTTGATAAAGTAAAGTAA
- the rpmI gene encoding 50S ribosomal protein L35 — MPKVKTKSGAKKRFSLTGTGKIKRKHAYKSHILTKKTTKQKRNLTHIGLVSKADEANVKFMLKI; from the coding sequence ATGCCAAAAGTAAAAACCAAATCTGGTGCAAAGAAGCGTTTTTCTTTGACAGGTACTGGCAAAATCAAGCGTAAGCACGCTTACAAGAGCCACATCCTGACTAAGAAGACGACGAAGCAGAAGCGTAATTTGACGCACATCGGCCTTGTTAGCAAAGCTGACGAAGCAAACGTTAAATTCATGCTGAAAATCTAA
- a CDS encoding S41 family peptidase: protein MIKAGSAHNIRGIYPIIADALDQLKDYHSGFYLPEEIEAYKQGYRAMGMIFPTPKFKIIDNKYAYIQLPAFGVIKVEEQREYATSIQEAIKQLGEQKPKGWIIDLRANDGGMFQPMSEGIGPFVEKDKCIGWKDADGKITYWIYKKGRVYENDRLVFDMAVKPNRIKSRRKPVAVLVSRKTAISGEIIATTFIGRRNTMLIGTNTQGVTSANSEHELSDGAYLVLTEGNYIDRNNMEYATPGEGIAPDIRLENLSKDESENDKLYIEKAIKFIDKG from the coding sequence TTGATAAAAGCAGGCAGCGCTCACAACATCAGGGGAATATACCCTATCATCGCAGATGCCCTGGACCAACTGAAAGACTACCACTCTGGCTTTTACCTACCAGAAGAGATAGAAGCATACAAGCAGGGCTACAGAGCTATGGGTATGATATTTCCTACGCCTAAGTTCAAGATAATTGACAACAAGTACGCTTACATTCAACTTCCAGCTTTTGGCGTCATCAAAGTTGAAGAGCAAAGAGAATACGCAACCTCTATTCAGGAAGCCATCAAGCAATTGGGTGAGCAAAAGCCAAAAGGCTGGATCATTGACCTACGGGCAAATGATGGAGGAATGTTCCAGCCCATGTCGGAAGGAATAGGTCCTTTCGTTGAGAAGGACAAATGTATAGGATGGAAGGATGCTGACGGAAAAATCACCTATTGGATTTATAAAAAAGGGCGGGTGTATGAGAATGACAGGTTAGTCTTTGATATGGCAGTAAAGCCCAACAGAATCAAAAGCCGCAGGAAGCCAGTGGCAGTTCTGGTTAGTAGAAAAACAGCCATCTCAGGTGAGATTATAGCCACCACCTTTATAGGCAGACGCAACACCATGTTGATTGGCACAAACACTCAGGGGGTAACATCTGCAAACAGTGAGCATGAGTTGTCTGACGGAGCTTATCTTGTTTTAACCGAAGGCAATTACATAGACAGGAACAACATGGAATATGCTACGCCAGGAGAAGGTATAGCTCCAGACATCAGGCTGGAAAACCTATCAAAGGACGAGTCTGAGAACGATAAGCTTTACATAGAAAAGGCCATAAAATTCATCGATAAAGGCTAA
- a CDS encoding aminotransferase class I/II-fold pyridoxal phosphate-dependent enzyme codes for MDLFEKLLTNRGPLGSHSHYAHGYFTFPKLEGEIAPRMKFRGKEVLTWSLNNYLGLANHPEVRKADAEAAAEWGMAYPMGARIMSGNSNLHEQLEAELAEFVKKDDAMLLNFGYQGVVSIIDALVDRHDVIVYDAESHACIIDGVRLHQGKRFVYAHNDIESLEKQLERATRWAENTGGAILVITEGVFGMSGNLGKLREVVDLKEKFNFRLLVDDAHGFGTMGASGAGTGEHLGCQDGIDVYFSTFAKSMASIGAFVASNEQVVEYLRYNMRSQIFAKSLPMPLVVGALKRLELLRSKPELKDKLWEVVHALQSGLREKGFNIGTTESPVTPVFLNGQIPDATQLTLDLRENFSIFCSIVVYPVVPKDVIMLRLIPTAAHTLADVEETITAFEKIAQKLDKGLYSTPAVTA; via the coding sequence GTGGATTTATTTGAAAAGTTGTTGACCAACAGAGGGCCATTAGGCAGCCACTCACACTATGCACACGGTTATTTTACATTTCCGAAGCTTGAGGGGGAGATTGCACCGCGCATGAAGTTCAGAGGCAAAGAGGTACTTACCTGGAGCCTTAACAACTACCTTGGCCTTGCTAACCACCCTGAAGTTCGTAAGGCTGACGCTGAGGCTGCTGCAGAGTGGGGTATGGCATATCCTATGGGTGCCCGCATCATGTCTGGTAACTCAAACCTACACGAGCAGCTGGAGGCTGAACTTGCTGAGTTTGTGAAGAAGGATGATGCTATGCTTCTGAATTTTGGCTACCAAGGTGTGGTGTCCATTATCGATGCGTTGGTTGACCGCCACGACGTGATTGTTTACGATGCTGAGTCTCATGCCTGCATTATTGATGGCGTGCGTCTGCACCAAGGAAAGCGCTTTGTTTACGCGCACAATGATATAGAAAGCCTGGAGAAGCAGCTGGAGCGTGCTACTCGCTGGGCTGAAAACACAGGTGGTGCCATTCTGGTAATCACTGAAGGTGTATTTGGTATGTCTGGAAACTTGGGCAAACTGCGTGAAGTGGTAGACTTGAAAGAGAAATTTAACTTCCGCCTGCTGGTAGATGATGCTCATGGTTTCGGTACCATGGGTGCTTCTGGTGCCGGTACAGGTGAGCACTTAGGTTGCCAGGACGGTATTGACGTTTACTTCTCTACTTTTGCGAAGTCAATGGCTAGTATTGGTGCTTTCGTTGCTTCTAACGAGCAGGTAGTGGAGTATCTGCGCTATAACATGCGTTCTCAGATCTTTGCTAAGTCTTTGCCAATGCCATTGGTTGTTGGTGCTCTGAAGCGCCTGGAGCTGCTTCGCTCTAAGCCAGAGCTGAAAGACAAGCTGTGGGAGGTAGTACACGCCCTGCAGAGCGGTCTGCGCGAAAAAGGCTTTAATATTGGTACAACTGAGTCGCCGGTAACCCCTGTGTTCCTGAACGGCCAGATTCCGGATGCTACACAGCTTACGCTTGACCTGCGTGAAAACTTCAGCATCTTCTGCTCTATCGTGGTTTACCCGGTAGTGCCTAAAGATGTGATCATGCTGCGCCTTATCCCGACAGCTGCCCATACACTGGCTGATGTTGAAGAGACTATCACAGCGTTTGAGAAAATTGCACAAAAGCTAGACAAGGGTCTTTACTCAACCCCTGCAGTTACGGCCTAA
- the tyrS gene encoding tyrosine--tRNA ligase, whose product MNLIEELRWRGMLHDFMPGTEEQLASEMTSGYIGFDPTAKSLHIGNLATIMLLVHLQRAGHKPFALVGGATGMIGDPSGKSAERNLLDEQTLHENQEGIRKQLEKFLDFDCGPNSAEIVNNYDWFKDFSFLGFLREVGKHITVNYMMSKDSVKKRISAEEGDRVEGLSYTEFAYQLIQGYDFYHLYKNKGLKLQMGASDQWGNITTGTELIRRMDGGKAYALVGKLVTKSDGTKFGKSEGGNVWLDPNLTSPYKFYQFWLNLSDEEAEKLIKVYTLLPQEEIAQITEEHKQAPHQRLLQKALAKDVTIRVHSEEDYNSAVDASEILFGKGDLETLKGLKEDVLLSVFEGVPQIEVAQSEYTNAATVTDLLSEITAGLVFESKGEARRMIKNGGVSVNRQKVQNADEPVNFELLQGKYLVVQKGKKNYYLISVN is encoded by the coding sequence ATGAATCTTATTGAAGAACTGCGTTGGAGAGGCATGCTCCATGATTTCATGCCAGGTACAGAAGAACAACTTGCCTCTGAAATGACTTCTGGCTATATCGGTTTCGACCCTACAGCTAAGTCACTACACATTGGCAACCTAGCCACGATCATGCTACTAGTTCACCTGCAGCGTGCTGGGCATAAGCCCTTCGCTTTGGTGGGCGGCGCTACCGGTATGATCGGTGACCCTTCTGGCAAGTCGGCAGAACGTAACCTCCTGGATGAGCAAACCCTGCACGAGAACCAGGAAGGAATTAGAAAGCAACTTGAGAAGTTTCTAGATTTTGACTGCGGTCCCAATTCTGCCGAAATCGTAAATAACTACGACTGGTTTAAGGACTTTAGCTTCCTTGGCTTCCTGCGTGAGGTAGGCAAGCATATAACTGTAAACTACATGATGAGCAAAGACTCGGTCAAGAAGCGCATAAGCGCCGAAGAAGGAGATCGGGTGGAAGGTCTTTCTTACACTGAGTTTGCTTACCAGCTTATACAGGGCTACGATTTCTACCATCTTTACAAGAATAAGGGCCTGAAACTACAGATGGGTGCGTCAGACCAGTGGGGAAATATAACCACCGGAACCGAGCTGATCAGACGTATGGATGGCGGCAAAGCTTATGCTTTGGTAGGCAAGCTTGTGACAAAATCAGATGGTACTAAATTTGGTAAGTCTGAGGGAGGTAATGTGTGGCTAGACCCGAACCTTACCTCCCCTTATAAATTTTACCAATTCTGGCTAAACCTATCTGATGAGGAGGCTGAGAAGCTGATAAAGGTTTATACATTGCTTCCTCAAGAAGAGATTGCACAGATTACTGAAGAGCACAAACAAGCCCCGCACCAGCGACTTTTACAGAAAGCCCTTGCTAAAGATGTTACAATTCGTGTACACTCTGAAGAGGATTACAATTCTGCCGTAGATGCTTCTGAAATTTTATTTGGAAAAGGCGATTTAGAGACGCTAAAGGGGCTTAAAGAGGATGTTTTGCTGTCTGTTTTCGAGGGGGTACCACAGATAGAGGTTGCTCAGTCTGAGTATACCAACGCTGCTACTGTTACAGACCTATTGTCAGAAATCACGGCAGGCCTTGTTTTTGAATCTAAAGGTGAGGCACGTCGCATGATTAAGAACGGAGGTGTGAGTGTAAACCGCCAGAAGGTGCAGAACGCTGATGAGCCAGTTAACTTCGAGTTACTACAGGGTAAATACCTGGTGGTGCAGAAAGGGAAGAAGAACTATTACCTTATTTCCGTTAACTAA
- the accC gene encoding acetyl-CoA carboxylase biotin carboxylase subunit → MRKINKILVANRGEIALRVMRTAKEMGIKTVAIFSEVDRNALHVRFADEAVCVGGPKSNESYLRGDVIIQVCKDLGVDAIHPGYGFLSENAGFAKAVQDAGIIFIGPSPEAIELMGSKLAAKAAVAKYNIPMVPGTEHAIVDVEEAKQIAEQVGFPILIKASAGGGGKGMRVVESAAVFEEQMQLAVSEATSAFGDGSVFIEKYIGSPRHIEIQVLGDTHGNIVHLFERECSIQRRHQKVIEEAPSAVLTPALRDEMGRNAVNVAKACNYVGAGTVEFLLDENMNFYFLEMNTRLQVEHPVTEQITGLDLVKEQILVAEGQPLNFGQDDLKINGHALELRVYAEDPANNFLPDIGKLETYKRPQGLGVRVDDGFEQGMDIPIYYDPMIAKLVTFGKDRQEAIDKMLRAIEEYQITGIETTLPFGTYVLQHEAFVSGNFDTKFIERYFTPEALEKKPDEGADEIAVALAAMLMNSQKPASAKATTLAADSSSNWRKNRTR, encoded by the coding sequence ATGAGAAAAATCAATAAGATACTGGTTGCAAACCGTGGTGAGATCGCTCTACGAGTAATGCGCACAGCCAAGGAAATGGGTATCAAGACAGTAGCCATCTTCAGTGAAGTAGACCGCAATGCCCTGCATGTGCGATTTGCCGACGAGGCAGTGTGTGTGGGTGGCCCTAAATCCAACGAATCATACCTGCGCGGTGATGTGATCATACAAGTATGTAAAGACTTAGGTGTAGATGCCATCCATCCGGGCTATGGTTTCTTATCAGAGAATGCAGGTTTTGCAAAAGCAGTTCAAGATGCGGGGATAATTTTTATTGGCCCATCGCCAGAAGCCATTGAATTGATGGGTAGTAAGCTAGCAGCCAAAGCTGCGGTAGCAAAGTATAACATACCTATGGTGCCCGGCACGGAGCATGCCATTGTCGATGTAGAAGAGGCGAAGCAGATCGCCGAACAGGTTGGTTTTCCGATCCTCATCAAAGCTAGTGCCGGGGGTGGTGGCAAAGGCATGCGTGTAGTGGAGAGTGCAGCTGTTTTTGAAGAGCAAATGCAATTAGCCGTGAGTGAGGCTACCTCTGCCTTCGGTGATGGCTCTGTGTTTATAGAGAAATATATCGGCTCGCCCCGCCATATCGAAATACAAGTATTAGGTGACACCCATGGCAATATCGTGCACCTGTTTGAGCGCGAGTGTTCTATACAGCGCCGACATCAGAAAGTAATAGAGGAAGCCCCATCAGCGGTGCTCACCCCTGCCCTGCGCGATGAAATGGGCCGCAATGCCGTAAATGTTGCCAAGGCCTGTAACTATGTAGGTGCCGGCACGGTGGAGTTCCTGCTGGATGAGAACATGAACTTTTACTTCCTGGAGATGAATACCCGTCTTCAGGTAGAACACCCGGTAACGGAGCAAATTACTGGGCTAGATCTGGTGAAGGAGCAAATTCTAGTTGCCGAGGGTCAACCATTGAATTTTGGTCAGGATGACTTAAAGATCAACGGTCATGCTCTTGAGCTGCGCGTTTATGCCGAAGATCCGGCCAACAACTTCCTACCGGACATTGGCAAGCTGGAAACTTATAAGCGACCACAGGGTTTAGGAGTACGCGTAGATGACGGATTTGAGCAGGGAATGGATATACCAATCTACTATGATCCAATGATTGCCAAGCTTGTGACCTTTGGCAAGGATCGCCAGGAGGCGATTGATAAAATGCTGCGTGCTATTGAAGAATATCAAATAACAGGCATCGAAACGACGCTTCCATTTGGCACATATGTACTACAGCATGAAGCATTTGTGAGCGGCAACTTCGACACGAAATTTATCGAGCGCTACTTTACCCCGGAAGCACTGGAAAAGAAGCCAGATGAGGGTGCTGATGAAATTGCTGTAGCATTAGCTGCCATGCTGATGAACAGCCAAAAGCCAGCCAGCGCTAAAGCAACTACCCTTGCAGCTGACTCCAGCTCTAACTGGCGAAAAAACAGAACAAGGTAA
- the infC gene encoding translation initiation factor IF-3 — MEEPYKVNERITAREVRVVGDNVEQGVYSTRDAQRIANEQNLDLVEISPTANPPVCRIIDYSKFKYEQKKKTREMKAKQQKVVIKEIRFGPNTDDHDFEFKLKHAKGFLESGYKIKSYVHFVGRSIVFKERGEILLLKFAQALEDLAKVEQLPKLEGKRMFLILAPKNAPAKK, encoded by the coding sequence GTGGAGGAGCCATACAAAGTCAATGAAAGAATAACTGCCAGAGAAGTAAGGGTGGTTGGTGACAATGTTGAGCAAGGAGTATACTCAACCCGAGATGCTCAAAGAATAGCGAATGAGCAAAATCTTGACCTGGTTGAGATTTCGCCGACAGCCAATCCACCAGTCTGCCGAATCATCGACTACTCGAAATTTAAGTACGAGCAGAAGAAGAAGACACGGGAGATGAAGGCTAAGCAGCAGAAGGTTGTGATCAAGGAGATTCGCTTCGGCCCTAATACCGATGATCATGACTTCGAGTTTAAGCTGAAGCATGCCAAAGGCTTTCTGGAGAGCGGCTATAAGATCAAGTCGTACGTGCACTTTGTGGGTAGATCTATCGTGTTCAAAGAGCGCGGAGAGATTCTACTGCTTAAGTTTGCACAGGCACTCGAGGATCTGGCAAAAGTTGAGCAATTGCCGAAGCTAGAAGGAAAACGCATGTTCCTGATCTTGGCTCCGAAAAATGCGCCTGCTAAAAAGTAA
- a CDS encoding IS110 family transposase yields the protein MKKQTTTRESAINMQLANPNAAGIDVGDTIHAVAVPEGRDTLPVRSFGTMTCDLEAIAAWLLECGVDTVAMESTGVYWRPLFNLLTQHGLEVYLVNAKQVKNVSGRKNDEDDARWIQKLHSCGLLRSSYLPDDQQEALRTLVRHRRTLTQDRGRCVLRMQKALELMNVKVHTLLRDITGKSGLAIIEAILSGERTAENFLTCVHFKVKADRATILKSLQGNWRAEQLYLLEDCYMSYKYLTERIALCDVAIERQLEHYYREIRPEAAPECEAVSAKRANRNKPSFNTCSYLKKVLGVDVMAIYGISDIAALEILSETGTDMSKWETAKHFASWLNLCPNNKISGGKLISSTLMKKKPNPASQAFRNAANAVQRSDNWLGDYFRRMKAKGGNKYATVATANKIATIYYKMVSCQQEFSPVELTAYQKKYKQAKIIYLERRLFELKMEAA from the coding sequence ATGAAAAAGCAAACCACTACAAGAGAGAGTGCCATCAACATGCAGCTGGCCAACCCGAACGCGGCAGGTATTGATGTGGGAGACACCATTCACGCCGTTGCCGTACCCGAGGGCAGGGATACGCTGCCGGTCAGGTCCTTTGGGACGATGACCTGCGATCTGGAGGCCATCGCCGCCTGGCTGCTCGAATGCGGGGTGGACACGGTGGCCATGGAGAGCACTGGCGTATACTGGAGACCCTTGTTCAACCTGCTCACCCAGCACGGCCTGGAGGTGTACCTGGTTAATGCCAAACAGGTTAAAAACGTGAGCGGCAGGAAGAACGATGAGGATGATGCGCGCTGGATTCAGAAGCTGCACAGTTGCGGACTGCTCCGCAGCAGCTATCTTCCCGACGACCAGCAGGAGGCGCTGCGCACGCTGGTTCGCCACCGCAGAACGCTCACCCAGGATAGAGGCAGATGCGTGCTGAGGATGCAGAAGGCCTTGGAGCTGATGAACGTGAAGGTGCACACGCTGCTGCGCGACATCACCGGCAAGAGCGGCCTTGCCATCATTGAGGCCATCCTGAGTGGGGAGAGGACAGCGGAGAACTTCCTTACCTGCGTCCACTTCAAGGTGAAGGCCGACAGGGCAACCATCCTCAAGTCCCTACAGGGCAACTGGCGCGCAGAGCAGCTTTACCTGCTGGAGGACTGTTACATGAGTTATAAGTACCTGACCGAACGCATCGCCTTGTGCGATGTGGCCATTGAAAGGCAGCTGGAGCATTACTATAGGGAAATCCGCCCTGAAGCGGCGCCTGAGTGTGAGGCCGTCTCTGCTAAGAGGGCCAACAGGAACAAGCCATCGTTCAACACCTGCTCCTACCTGAAAAAAGTGCTGGGAGTGGACGTGATGGCCATTTACGGTATCAGTGACATTGCCGCACTGGAGATTCTCTCTGAAACAGGCACAGACATGAGCAAGTGGGAAACGGCTAAGCACTTTGCCAGCTGGCTGAACCTGTGTCCCAACAACAAAATATCAGGAGGGAAGCTTATTAGCAGTACCCTTATGAAAAAGAAGCCAAACCCGGCAAGCCAGGCTTTCCGTAACGCCGCCAATGCCGTGCAGCGAAGCGACAACTGGCTCGGTGACTACTTCAGGCGGATGAAAGCAAAGGGTGGTAACAAGTACGCCACTGTGGCCACGGCTAATAAGATTGCTACAATTTACTACAAAATGGTATCTTGCCAGCAGGAGTTCAGCCCTGTTGAACTGACTGCTTATCAGAAAAAGTACAAGCAGGCGAAGATCATATACCTAGAGCGGAGGCTCTTTGAACTAAAAATGGAAGCCGCTTAG
- a CDS encoding histone H1, whose amino-acid sequence MNNNFSKLKDLVMSLEGDFEKFYDKGNAAAGTRVRKGMQDLKNMAQDIRKEVQDIKNDKAESAK is encoded by the coding sequence ATGAACAACAACTTTAGCAAACTGAAGGACTTGGTTATGTCCCTGGAAGGCGACTTCGAAAAGTTCTATGACAAAGGAAATGCTGCTGCTGGTACACGTGTACGTAAAGGCATGCAAGACCTTAAAAACATGGCACAGGACATCCGTAAGGAGGTTCAGGACATCAAAAATGATAAAGCTGAATCTGCTAAGTAG